In Ipomoea triloba cultivar NCNSP0323 chromosome 15, ASM357664v1, one genomic interval encodes:
- the LOC116006217 gene encoding trihelix transcription factor PTL-like — protein MEDQYGMADLRNFINNRPLFTSTPHPHPPEFLSPHHRNLPPPPPPSSHHPYELVMPPVPRAFHHDFLPDSSANNAAATTTASVITGGGASSSAFSGLDIDAAAAGGLGFDGGNGRWPRQETLTLLEIRSRLDSKFKEANQKGPLWDEVSRIMCEEHGYQRSGKKCREKFENLYKYYKKTKEGKAGRQDGKHYRFFRQLEALYGEPSNSGSVSETHHAQSNFPYTNAAVAANNTAQDPAAAAFLHDSKVSDSLSLSNSSDYDTTSSDDPDSDHGAMASKKRKGKGRWKAKIKDFIDGQMRKLMEKQEAWLDKIMKTIEHKEEERMLREEEWRKQEASRMEREQKFWANERAWIEARDSALMEALHKVTGNECNKKRKDDDENNNNLGICYSFQNNNNGASYCPENQPINPAINDSCFRLLMGDNAENLWENYGLKLSKGGGDDGK, from the exons ATGGAGGATCAGTATGGAATGGCGGATCTAAGGAACTTCATCAACAACCGCCCACTTTTCACTTCCACTCCCCACCCACACCCGCCGGAATTCCTATCCCCCCACCACCGGAATctcccgccgccgccgccgccgtcgtcGCATCACCCCTACGAGCTTGTCATGCCGCCGGTGCCCCGCGCCTTCCACCACGACTTCCTCCCCGACTCCAGCGCCAACAAcgccgccgccaccaccaccgccaGCGTCATCACTGGCGGTGGCGCGTCCAGCTCCGCCTTCAGCGGCCTGGACATcgacgccgccgccgccggcggccTCGGCTTCGACGGCGGAAACGGCCGCTGGCCTCGCCAAGAGACCCTCACCCTCCTTGAGATCCGATCAAGACTCGATTCCAAGTTCAAAGAAGCCAATCAAAAAGGCCCCCTCTGGGATGAAGTCTCCAG GATTATGTGCGAGGAACACGGGTATCAGCGGAGCGGGAAGAAGTGCAGGGAGAAGTTCGAGAATTTGTACAAGTATTACAAGAAGACCAAGGAGGGGAAAGCGGGGAGACAAGACGGGAAACATTATAGATTTTTCCGACAGCTCGAGGCTCTCTACGGCGAACCCAGCAATTCCGGTTCCGTGTCGGAAACCCACCACGCCCAATCCAATTTTCCTTACACCAACGCCGCCGTGGCGGCCAATAACACCGCCCAAGACCCCGCCGCAGCCGCCTTTCTTCACGACTCAAAGGTGTCCGACAGCCTCAGCCTGTCGAATTCCTCGGACTACGACACGACATCCTCGGACGACCCCGACAGCGATCACGGCGCGATGGCGAGCAAGAAGAGGAAGGGGAAAGGGCGGTGGAAGGCGAAGATTAAGGATTTCATTGACGGGCAAATGAGGAAATTAATGGAGAAACAAGAAGCGTGGTTGGATAAAATAATGAAGACGATTGAGCACAAAGAAGAAGAGAGGATGTTAAGGGAAGAAGAATGGCGAAAACAGGAAGCTTCTAGAATGGAAAGGGAGCAGAAATTCTGGGCAAATGAGAGAGCTTGGATCGAAGCTCGAGATTCTGCTTTAATGGAGGCTTTACATAAAGTAACCGGCAATGAATgtaacaagaaaagaaaagacgACGACGAAAACAACAACAACCTAGGAATCTGCTACTCTTTCCAGAACAACAACAATGGAGCCTCATACTGCCCAGAAAATCAACCCATCAACCCGGCCATCAATGATAGCTGTTTTAGGCTTCTGATGGGGGACAATGCAGAAAATTTATGGGAGAATTATGGGTTGAAACtcagcaagggaggtggagatgatggaaaataa